TACAGCATTTGTAGAACAATCACTAGAAATATATTGGCAGCATAATAGCAATATAGCTATCCAAGGGTGGATCAGCAATCCAACATGTAAAAAGATAAATATGCAGTACATTTATGTTAATAAGCGAACTATACGTAATAATAAATTAATTAAAAACGCTGTACTGCAGGCTTATCAAGAAAAAATTACTGGTACGCAACATCCTGCATTTGTATTGTTCCTTGACGTCAAGTCTAATAAGGTAGATATTAATGTCCATCCTACTAAAAATGATGTGCTATTTTACCATAATAGGTTAATACATGACTTTATCTACCAGGCGGTAGTTACTGCCTTGCAACACCACAATTTTATTTCAGAAAAAATAAAAATAATAAAAAATAGCCAATCTTCTGGACATAATTCTTTTTCTAATCATGATGATACATTAATATCTTCAGTGTCCCATCCAACAGGATGGATGCCACATGAATTGCAAAAAGAACAGCGTAATATTTTAGAAAAGCCACTAAAGTTAGGAGACGGCATAAATTTAGTTGAAAAAAAACAATATGGCAGCACCTGTAACGATACAATTAAGATTAATGCTACCAGAATAAATAAAAATAAACCAGATATGATATCTGGTAATTATTATAGTTTTGGCCGTATACTAACCTTAATTGCACCCTGTTATGCACTTCTAGAATTAGAAAATAGCTTAGCATTGCTATCACTATCAGTTGCAAACAGATGTTTAATAGAGTACAAACTAACAACAGGTATAATAGATGATACGCTGATCTATCAGCCATTACTAATTCCTTTAAGGATTAATTTATGCAAAGAAAAAAAAATAGTACTAAAATATTATCAGCAAGTATTAAAAAAAATAGGTTTTTCATTCGAATTACATCGAAATCAAGCTACACTGAAAGCGGTCCCTTTACTTTTTAAAAAAAATTTAAAAAACTTGATTACAGACTTATTAGTTTACTTGCAGCTCAATAGAGTAGCAGTTACGCATCAACAAATTATAGTATGGATAACTAATCATTTGCATAAAGAAAAAAAATCAGTAGCCTGGAACTATTATCAAGCAATGCAATTGCTGGCCGATATAGAGCTAATTTGGCCACAGTGGTTAAAAAATGCTCAATATAGACTTCTAGTTACATTAAATGTTGAAACCGCCATTCAAGCACTAAATCAAGATAAAGCACTAAATGAATAAACTAAATCCTCAGAATAAACTAAATCCTCAGGCTATTTTTCTAATGGGACCTACAGCATCTGGCAAAACCAAATTAGTAATAGCGCTATACAAGCAGCTTCCAGTAGATATTATTAGCGTTGATTCAGCGTTAATATATCGTGGAATGAATATCGGAACTGCTAAACCAGACGTTAAACAAATGGCGTTAGTGCCGCATCGTATGATAGATATCCGCGATCCTTTAGATTCTTATTCAGTAGCAGATTTTCGCCGTGATGCTATTAAGGAAATGACAGAAATCACTGAAGCAGGTCGTATACCATTACTAGTAGGTGGAACTATGCTCTATTTTAAAGCTCTACTATATGGATTATCCTCACAATTGCCTCCAGCAAATACCGAAGTACGTTATTACATTAAACATGTAGCGAAAATAGTAGGTTGGAATACATTGCACTTGCATTTAAAAAATATAGATCCTATTGCAGCCAATAGGATTCATCAACATGATCTACAAAGATTATCGCGAGCACTTGAAATTTTTTTTATTACAGGTAACTCTATAACAGAGCTGAGAAAAAAAACAGGTGAAGAAGTATTAAATTATCGAGTACATTCATTCGCTATTGTGCCATTTGACCGTGCATTATTGCATCAGCGTATTGCACAACGCTTTCATATGATGTTAGCTATTGGTTTCGAAAATGAAGTATGTACACTTTTTGCTCGCGGTGATCTTAATAGAGAAATGTCATCTATTAGATGTGTTGGCTATCGCCAGATGTGGTCATATATTTCTAATGAAATAAGTTATGATGATATGGTTTTTAGCGGTATTTGTGCTACAAGGCAGCTTGCAAAGCGCCAAATAACATGGCTACGTAGATGGCCTAATGTTCATTATCTAGATATCGATAACCAGTATAATGCACTTAACAAAATATTAAAAATTATAAGTATTTAATATTAAGTATATTATAAGTATTTAATATTAAGTATTTAATGTTGTGGCGTACATTGTACTACAATTTAATCTAGATATTTTATTATTTTTGTTATGGACAAAAAATAAGCATCTAAGAAAAAATTAGAATTGCTAATATGCTAATGGGAAATCGATAATTTTTGAATGTATTACGTCGGTAACACGTACTTGTTTATTTTAGAAAATTAACATACAAGGTATTACTATGGTAATTTTCTTCATCCTTAATATTTAAACTATCTTAGTGAAGCGAAGCAGAAGCGTATTATAATGAGGTAAAATTACAGAAGCATAGGGCGAACGGTATAAAGAATCAAAGCTTAACTAATAAGCTAAGCTACAGCATAATAAAGATACCACAAAGGAGTAATTTATGCGTAAGCTTATTGTTACTTTCTACATTAATATTTGTGGTTAAATAGGGACAAAGAGGCATTATCTTGCGATTTAGCAAGGTTATCGATGAAAAAATTTCTAATACTGCATATAAATACCATAGCAATAGCAAATTAAAATAATGATAAGAATTATTTACGGTATTCATACCATACAATCTATACTAGAACGTAATCCACAGCGTTTGCTAGATATATATTTATCCCAAAGTCATAAAAATCGCCGTTTACATAAACTTATCCAACAGTTAGATAAAAAAGGTCTTGTTATCAAGATGGCTAGTAGACAATGGCTGGACAAAAAAACTGATGGTGCAGTACATCAGGGTATTATAGCACGTGTGCATGAACTACAGTTTCAAGAAAAAGATCTTTTGTCGTTGCTAGCGCAACAGGCTACACCGCTGCTGCTTATTCTTGATAGTGTTATTGATCCGCATAATCTTGGTGCATGTCTACGCTGTGCTGACGCTGCAGGAGTACATGCAGTAATAGTACCCAGAAAACGCACAGCTCCGCTGAATGCTACTGCTCAAAAAGTAGCAAGCGGTGCTGCAGAAACAGTTCCATTGATTCGAGTAACTAATCTGGCACGCACATTACGCTTGCTGCAAATACATAAGCTATGGATAGTTGGTACTGATGATAAAAATGTTGATCATGATCTCTATAAAAGTAAATTAACTGGACCTCTAGCGCTAATTATGGGGGGAGAAAATAAGGGTATGCGTAGCCTAACTCGTAAATATTGCGATGAACTTATCAGTATACCCATGGCTGGTACGGTTTTTTCTCTTAATGTATCAGTTGCAACAGGTATATGCTTATTTGAAGCAGTCCGGCAGCGAAATAAAAAATAATCTATCTACACCCAAAAATAATTTAATTACGCTGCTATTTTTAGCATTTTACATAAAATTATCGTAATAAATTATCGTAATATTGATCAATAAAAAAAGTTTGTTGCCGTTTCTAACATTACTACCATTAGTGGTGGGCAGTTACTGGTAAATCAACCTTAATGTACAACAATACTTTTGTTCTTCTTTTCAAGATAGTATAATACATTATCAAATTATGTTGAAAAATTCCTTTTCGTTAAAGTGCCTAAATTAAGAAATGATTTAGAGTTATCAACTATGAATGTTCTCTTACCAAAGATTTCAGATAAAAAAGTAATCGTAGGTCTATCAGGAGGTGTAGACTCTTCAGTAACCGCCTGGTTACTACAACAACAGGGATATCTAGTAGAAGGCCTATTTATGAAAAATTGGGAAGAATATGATAATGAGAAATATTGCCATGTAGCAAATGATCTTGTAGATACCCAGATTATCTGCGATCAGTTAGGTATTATATTACATACTGTAAATTTTGCTGCTGAATATTGGGATAAGGTTTTCGTTAAATTTATTGCCGAATATCAAGCTTTAAGAACTCCTAACCCAGATATTTTGTGCAATAAAGAAATTAAGTTTAAAACATTTTTAGATTTCGCTACCGAATCTCTAGGAGCAGATTTTATTGCCACCGGCCATTATGTACGTAGATATGATATAAATGGTAAAATAAGGCTACTTCGTGGTATAGATAAAAATAAAGACCAGAGTTATTTTTTATATACATTAGGTTATACGCAGCTTTCACGTTGCTTATTTCCTATTGGAGAACTCGTAAAAACTGAAGTACGGCGTATCGCCTCTAAACTTCGTCTAGTAACAGCTACGAAAAAAGACTCTACTGGTATCTGTTTTATAGGAAAGCGAAAATTTCGCAATTTTATAGAAAGCTATCTACCCATAGCACCGCAGGGAGCTATTGTTTCTGTTGACGGCCAGCAGTTAGGCTATCATCAAGGTCTTATGTATTATACGCTAGGTCAGCGTAAAGGATTGGGCATTGGCGGTACCCGTAAAGGCAATGAATATCCATGGTATGTTGTGGATAAGGATATTAAAAATAATCAGCTTATTGTAGCCCAGGGAAACCAGCATCCGAGACTGATGTCTACTAGTTTTGTTACTAATCAGTTATACTGGGTAGATCGGGAACCTATTAGGGAACAAATGTATTGTACAGTTAAAACTCGTTCCCGTCAACCTGACATTAATTGTCTTGTAAAACCTATTTCAGACGGTCATTTACAGGTTATTCTAGAGCATCCTCTGGCTGCTGTTACTCCAGGACAATCTGCTGTATTTTACTTAGAAGAACGATGTTTAGGTGGTGGTATAATTAAATCCAATAAACTACTTTCTTACTAACTACTAACAGCGGTATTTTAATTTTGTAGTTTAGCTACAAGCAGCAGTACTGTGCAGTGTCTAGTTGACAG
The secondary endosymbiont of Trabutina mannipara genome window above contains:
- the mutL gene encoding DNA mismatch repair endonuclease MutL is translated as MSIKVLPPHIANQIAAGEVVFRPASVVKEIIENSLDAGATRIEINIERGGTKRISIIDNGNGIAKEELKIALKRHSTSKITSMKDLENITSMGFRGEALNSISSVSRLTLTSRTTSQNEAWQVYSEGSDLAVTLKPAAHPVGTTIEVLDLFYNMPARRKFMRTEKTEFTYIDEIIRRMALSRFDVTFILQHNGKIVRNYLAVSQQRKHRSRMIKICGTAFVEQSLEIYWQHNSNIAIQGWISNPTCKKINMQYIYVNKRTIRNNKLIKNAVLQAYQEKITGTQHPAFVLFLDVKSNKVDINVHPTKNDVLFYHNRLIHDFIYQAVVTALQHHNFISEKIKIIKNSQSSGHNSFSNHDDTLISSVSHPTGWMPHELQKEQRNILEKPLKLGDGINLVEKKQYGSTCNDTIKINATRINKNKPDMISGNYYSFGRILTLIAPCYALLELENSLALLSLSVANRCLIEYKLTTGIIDDTLIYQPLLIPLRINLCKEKKIVLKYYQQVLKKIGFSFELHRNQATLKAVPLLFKKNLKNLITDLLVYLQLNRVAVTHQQIIVWITNHLHKEKKSVAWNYYQAMQLLADIELIWPQWLKNAQYRLLVTLNVETAIQALNQDKALNE
- the miaA gene encoding tRNA (adenosine(37)-N6)-dimethylallyltransferase MiaA, which codes for MNKLNPQNKLNPQAIFLMGPTASGKTKLVIALYKQLPVDIISVDSALIYRGMNIGTAKPDVKQMALVPHRMIDIRDPLDSYSVADFRRDAIKEMTEITEAGRIPLLVGGTMLYFKALLYGLSSQLPPANTEVRYYIKHVAKIVGWNTLHLHLKNIDPIAANRIHQHDLQRLSRALEIFFITGNSITELRKKTGEEVLNYRVHSFAIVPFDRALLHQRIAQRFHMMLAIGFENEVCTLFARGDLNREMSSIRCVGYRQMWSYISNEISYDDMVFSGICATRQLAKRQITWLRRWPNVHYLDIDNQYNALNKILKIISI
- the rlmB gene encoding 23S rRNA (guanosine(2251)-2'-O)-methyltransferase RlmB, which gives rise to MIRIIYGIHTIQSILERNPQRLLDIYLSQSHKNRRLHKLIQQLDKKGLVIKMASRQWLDKKTDGAVHQGIIARVHELQFQEKDLLSLLAQQATPLLLILDSVIDPHNLGACLRCADAAGVHAVIVPRKRTAPLNATAQKVASGAAETVPLIRVTNLARTLRLLQIHKLWIVGTDDKNVDHDLYKSKLTGPLALIMGGENKGMRSLTRKYCDELISIPMAGTVFSLNVSVATGICLFEAVRQRNKK
- the mnmA gene encoding tRNA 2-thiouridine(34) synthase MnmA; translation: MNVLLPKISDKKVIVGLSGGVDSSVTAWLLQQQGYLVEGLFMKNWEEYDNEKYCHVANDLVDTQIICDQLGIILHTVNFAAEYWDKVFVKFIAEYQALRTPNPDILCNKEIKFKTFLDFATESLGADFIATGHYVRRYDINGKIRLLRGIDKNKDQSYFLYTLGYTQLSRCLFPIGELVKTEVRRIASKLRLVTATKKDSTGICFIGKRKFRNFIESYLPIAPQGAIVSVDGQQLGYHQGLMYYTLGQRKGLGIGGTRKGNEYPWYVVDKDIKNNQLIVAQGNQHPRLMSTSFVTNQLYWVDREPIREQMYCTVKTRSRQPDINCLVKPISDGHLQVILEHPLAAVTPGQSAVFYLEERCLGGGIIKSNKLLSY